TGATGGACCGCCACGCGGACTCAGCAGCCTGCTGCTCCGCCTCCTTCTTGCTGCGGCCGGTGCCGGTGCCGTACGAGACGCCTCCGACGCGGGCGGCAGCAGTGAAGGTCTTCTCGTGGTCGGGGCCGGTCTCCGTGACCAGGTACTCGGGCACGCCGAGTCCTTCGGTCGCGGTGAGCTCCTGGAGACTGGTCTTCCAGTCCAGGCCGGCTCCGAGGTTCGAGGACTTCTCGATCAGGGGGTCGAACAGGCGGTGCACCAGCTCCGCCGCCGATTCCAGGCCCTGGTCGAGATAGACCGCGCCGATCACCGCTTCGAGGGTGTCGGCGAGGATGGACGCCTTGTCCCGGCCGCCCGTGCCCTCTTCACCACGGCCGAGCCGGATGAAGGAGCCCAGTTCCAGCCCACGACCGACCTCCGCCAGCGCACGCGAATTGACCACCGCGGCCCGAAGCTTGGCCAGCTGGCCCTCGGGCAGATCGGGGTGGGTTCGGTACAGCGTGTCCGTGACCACGAGACCCAGGACGGAGTCCCCGAGGAACTCCAGCCGCTCGTTGGTCGGCAGACCGCCGTTCTCGTACGCGTAGGAACGGTGGGTCAGCGCACGCACCAGAAGGGCGGACTCGAGCTTGTACCCGAGCCGCCCTTCCAACAGCGTGTGGGACGAGGCCTGGTTGTCCGCTGCGTTCTTCTTCGGCGTGGACACAGTGCCTCTCACCAGCCGCTCAGACCTCGAGGACCTGGCGCTTGTTGTAGGTGCCGCAAGACGGGCACGCAATGTGCTGCAGCTTGGGCTCGTGGCAGCGCTCGCACGCAACCAGGGTGGGGACCGCAGCCTTCCACTGCGACCGGCGGTGGCGCGTGTTGCTGCGCGACATCTTCCGCTTCGGAACAGCCACGGCTACTTCTCCTGCTTCTCGTCGACGCCCGCTTCCGCTTCGGCGCCGCTCATCTCGTCCTTCTCGCCGTCTCCGAGTGAACCGGCGAGTCCCTTCAGTGCCGCCCAACGGATGTCGACGGCGTCATGCTGGTGGTCCGGGTCGTCCGCCAGCCGGGCTCCGCACTCGGAGCACAGGCCGGGGCAGTCTTCCTGGCACACCGG
The DNA window shown above is from Streptomyces chartreusis and carries:
- the rnc gene encoding ribonuclease III, whose product is MSTPKKNAADNQASSHTLLEGRLGYKLESALLVRALTHRSYAYENGGLPTNERLEFLGDSVLGLVVTDTLYRTHPDLPEGQLAKLRAAVVNSRALAEVGRGLELGSFIRLGRGEEGTGGRDKASILADTLEAVIGAVYLDQGLESAAELVHRLFDPLIEKSSNLGAGLDWKTSLQELTATEGLGVPEYLVTETGPDHEKTFTAAARVGGVSYGTGTGRSKKEAEQQAAESAWRSIKAAADERAKKAAENAAEDDADAPSASA
- the rpmF gene encoding 50S ribosomal protein L32, yielding MAVPKRKMSRSNTRHRRSQWKAAVPTLVACERCHEPKLQHIACPSCGTYNKRQVLEV